A genomic region of Bactrocera dorsalis isolate Fly_Bdor chromosome 3, ASM2337382v1, whole genome shotgun sequence contains the following coding sequences:
- the LOC105233494 gene encoding uncharacterized protein LOC105233494 codes for MSATTEVGTNDPAEIIKSATETTNNGAAAKDAPNAEGQIPEWLTAELFADLLKKNVPNFKSIKNFTAEVWEAAGENYVSILASVNLDAELEDGKVQNFPYVIKVPVDAVQELMANYHNIIDTENAMYKDVIPEMEQMYRDAGVDVTFGTKHYDLKTPSKFGVVLMEDLRPYGFKNVNRLEGFDMEHTKAALKKLAQWHAASAVRVETKGQYPKVVTEGIFNEGMLTMLEMMIELTAPLYMECARTYEGHEEYYDSLQRCHRYYADELRPLMNIDPNEFNVLNHGDFWVNNIMFQYDDAGKLKETYFVDLQLTRYGSPMIDLYFLLLSSTSLDLKLKHFDYFIKYYHDNLIEYLKLLKYPKKLPTLKEIHIAMLKYGPFAVNFVVCHLPLVLLEAKGGANLTNLMDMTEKGMAIKRVMYTNSRYRQHIEALFPWLYHRGAF; via the exons ATGTCAGCAACAACCGAAGTTGGTACAAATGATCCTGCGGAAATCATAAAAAGCGCAACGGAAACTACTAATAATGGTGCCGCAGCCAAAGACGCACCTAATGCTGAGGGTCAAATCCCCGAATGGCTGACCGCGGAACTATTTGCAGATCTGCTGAAGAAAAATGTACCAAATTTTAAgagcattaaaaattttaccgCCGAAGTCTGGGAAGCCGCTGGCGAAAATTACGTCAGTATCTTGGCATCGGTGAATTTAGACGCAGAGCTTGAAG ATGGGAAAGTACAAAATTTCCCATATGTGATCAAAGTGCCCGTCGACGCGGTGCAGGAATTAATGGCGAATTATCATAATATAATTGATACAGAAAATGCCATGTATAAAGATGTGATACCGGAAATGGAACAAATGTATAGAGATGCGGGTGTTGACGTGACATTCGGAACAAAACATTACGATCTAAAGACGCCATCCAAATTCGGTGTTGTACTCATGGAGGATTTACGTCCGTATGGCTTCAAAAATGTCAATCGTCTTGAGGGTTTCGACATGGAACACACTAAGGCCGCATTGAAAAAGTTAGCACAATGGCACGCCGCCTCAGCGGTGCGTGTTGAAACCAAAGGACAATATCCGAAAGTAGTTACTGAAGGAATATTTAACGAGGGCATGTTAACAATGCTGGAAATGATGATCGAATTAACGGCGCCATTATATATGGAATGTGCTCGCACGTATGAAGGCCATGAAGAATACTACGATAGTTTG caacGATGCCATAGGTATTATGCAGACGAATTACGTCCGCTGATGAACATCGATCCAAATGAGTTCAACGTTTTAAATCATGGTGACTTCTGGGTCAACAATATTATGTTCCAATATGATGACGCGGGTAAACTGAAGGAAACGTATTTCGTTGACCTTCAGTTGACGCGATATGGTTCACCGATGATTGATCTATATTTTTTGCTGCTATCGTCAACGAGCCTGGATTTGAAACTAAAGcatttcgattattttattaaatactatCATGATAATTTGATTGAGTACTTGAAATTACTGAAATATCCCAAAAAATTACCTACGCTCAAAGAAATCCATATAGCCATGCTCAAATATGGCCCTTTCG CTGTGAACTTTGTTGTTTGTCACTTGCCCCTCGTGCTTCTCGAAGCAAAGGGAGGAGCTAATTTAACCAATTTAATGGACATGACAGAAAAAGGCATGGCTATTAAAAGGGTGATGTATACAAATTCACGTTATCGGCAACACATTGAAGCCCTTTTTCCTTGGCTTTATCATCGTGGTGCTTTCTAG